The following are encoded together in the Proteiniphilum saccharofermentans genome:
- a CDS encoding neuraminidase-like domain-containing protein has translation MKPGNDNSHIVRGTITDNRGVPLSGYTAEVFILTIVNGASAGKTISGKNGEYAISYKVDDRNNNPDIEVRVYEKNARKEIGRSAIQFNASSDETLNIIVSNDEIKKETEFGLALNEIKPHLGQLNLTELKEDDKNRNISYLSNKTGWDARITAMLVSSAKLSDSLKIDSSHIYALLRAGVPGTEEAIKSVSSKDAEAAIKNAIEKNIIPSTGNIRETIGTLETLSINQILNNKLPSSVSSMNEMLDIRKLDTQQKTIFAQIQKEAGNDPGKLWNSLSEQGFDANTIAALQLDGKLGYLTGQNVPLIRRVYDKFNIKTDVELATSGLYKVDEWKNLIGNDLPQGITADEYARHLAFQVKIGYPTAVAGEMIKRKEIDLGANAPTDELYQFFSSNQTKNLIGSQPVKNWDGFDQLTTPAKASAKIMERMYQMSPSDESMVALNKSGLYSAYQIAGYTKNEFLQAYGGNFPNTVEAEMTYNKAVEINNASISIAAGYITARTMPNVYSITGKSEKVQNETIAYPTLEELLGNMDYCACDHCNSVLSPAAYLVELLHFIDLEKIPHEKENPIDELLKRRPDIQHIQLSCENTNMSLPYIDLVNEILEHYILHGDLKDLTGHDITEDITQSELLAEPQFVEKTVYDELKSKVFPYNLPFHQPLETLRRIYKIWDTSLEEMLSVFSAPLSSRKEALSFSEDEYKTITDINFKKLPEYFGEPEGNTIAQLNAAIANGKAFCHRTGISYDDLATLLKTNFINPGLTIVPLFQKLQINFTDLNEFYNGTLSGASLDAMIPPEISPDDYEGDIKQWLNKNKDLIMGLITLTDTVSGSVECDFAKVELRYVLPENAGNQLTEFSYHKFHRFIRLLHKTGWSIRTLDSVISTLSPVPSGQILIDNIDPVFVTLFNRIANFKKIADHLSYSEKKFEELLLILNSANLRELRIQQCAKITKLSVPELTELSAITGIDPLADDMETDEPSLMKFILIAQQLKANSLKVADLSYILHHVDLTGKLTVSEETELKNVKILRETLNSVEKEYSIAPDNADFNFARSKMSLVYDASITDYFFGLLLGTNTYSESFVTSEEVLPKKITDADTRIGFDPFKKNLTYTGVLSNTAKTLLENTADSLGLADMEIIGTQPDLDAFISDFKAAVDLLFVISNAALADFAVNYPELKNIYDQVVAESTPALQTKKLTDLILPELKSKLKNNGLKQALITVLKSDADTVNVLTAQKETIQSASDASESVINDFLQLENIPVFNQNTTYSFYIDVPAMDEYLFYVSAAQDTVISLTINEQPVITNITVGESREIKNVLPLSLKTGILHKATMTITSLPAAETVNLLWRTKAMEKSAIPAMAVYAKENVDFARESLIRLSKASQLQKLFGLTPAELIYFASANEETKNFLNELDTDGSINNADLKTLWGKINLLVNFKQMKDENEPEDNIWLQVLQNPDVKNSQNKLLLEYFNLWNEADLTGVLQHFGLIRSDLSKLSLLKKVVDAMALLSNIYYPASDVLLWITNNPSYDLVAGIKATIKQKVTEAVWLEIMQTVSDPVRNLLRDALVSYVLQYKKPSPEIVTPDKLYEYFLIDVEMDACMKTSRIRMALSTLQLFIQRCMMNLEPDVSPDSIRAEQWAWMKRYRLWEANRKVFLYPENWLEPELRDNKSPLFKELEGELLQAEVTDESAELAFLNYLKKLDDIAKLEIVGMYLDENEKGNQFDDVLHVIGRTNGNTRQYYYRRYEYGYWTPWEKINLNIEGDHIFPVVWKKRLLLFWLNILEKPVERNTGSSPKAISEKPWTDQKRINVEINMCWGEYFKGKWTSPKSTEIKRPVVIPNIQSFDSRTLSLYGRKDRVENPAGRFRERLDFYLIYYGTGSMHRVIYTSKNAPPYIEKLNTLVNINQLVENEYITFLESYMTLDTQNYFTQMLIPSSMFKTKVKQPAGATTNYVTENIFSKKDVLKSGLSITPLRHPTENQFEAPFSYADEHSTFFVQPDEKVYRRLPEIDSYFPWVELPLLEVNIPELVDKPIPGWPPVMEDVIRFDEIVNPSDPWNQVIGQVDFNTNYNKILVTNEPYLFEGKVINTRGPVNKLINK, from the coding sequence ATGAAACCGGGTAATGATAATTCGCATATCGTAAGGGGAACAATAACCGATAATAGGGGAGTGCCTCTTTCAGGTTATACTGCGGAAGTATTTATTCTCACTATCGTGAATGGCGCTTCCGCGGGCAAAACAATTTCAGGTAAAAACGGGGAGTATGCTATCTCTTACAAAGTTGACGATAGGAACAATAATCCGGATATCGAGGTGCGGGTTTACGAAAAAAACGCACGGAAAGAGATCGGGAGATCTGCCATTCAATTCAATGCATCAAGTGATGAGACCCTGAACATCATTGTATCTAACGATGAAATTAAAAAAGAAACAGAATTCGGTTTGGCTTTAAATGAAATCAAACCCCATTTGGGTCAATTGAATTTAACTGAATTAAAAGAAGATGATAAAAACCGGAATATTTCGTATTTGTCAAACAAAACAGGGTGGGATGCAAGAATAACGGCAATGCTTGTCAGTTCAGCTAAATTGAGTGATAGTTTAAAAATTGATTCCTCCCATATATATGCCCTATTACGGGCAGGTGTACCGGGAACTGAAGAGGCTATTAAATCCGTTTCTTCCAAAGATGCGGAAGCTGCGATAAAAAATGCCATTGAAAAAAATATAATCCCGTCAACCGGTAATATCCGGGAAACTATTGGAACATTGGAGACATTATCAATTAATCAGATTCTTAATAACAAACTGCCATCATCCGTTTCTTCAATGAACGAAATGTTGGATATAAGAAAACTGGACACCCAACAAAAAACTATTTTTGCTCAAATACAAAAAGAAGCAGGCAATGACCCTGGAAAATTATGGAATTCCCTTTCTGAACAAGGATTTGATGCCAATACTATTGCAGCTTTACAATTAGACGGCAAACTGGGTTATCTCACAGGACAGAACGTGCCGCTTATCAGGAGGGTATACGACAAATTCAATATCAAAACAGATGTTGAGCTGGCAACCAGCGGATTATACAAAGTCGACGAATGGAAAAATTTGATTGGAAATGACTTGCCCCAGGGAATTACAGCGGATGAATATGCCCGGCATCTTGCTTTTCAGGTGAAAATCGGATATCCTACGGCAGTAGCAGGTGAAATGATAAAAAGAAAAGAAATTGACCTCGGGGCCAATGCACCCACAGATGAACTCTATCAGTTTTTCAGCAGCAATCAGACCAAAAATCTTATTGGAAGCCAACCTGTGAAAAATTGGGACGGATTCGATCAGTTAACTACTCCGGCAAAAGCTTCTGCTAAAATCATGGAAAGAATGTACCAGATGAGTCCTTCGGATGAATCAATGGTCGCTTTGAATAAGTCAGGGCTATATTCGGCATACCAGATAGCCGGTTATACAAAAAATGAATTCTTACAAGCCTATGGTGGAAATTTCCCCAATACAGTGGAAGCCGAAATGACGTATAACAAAGCTGTCGAAATAAACAATGCTTCCATTAGTATTGCTGCCGGCTATATTACGGCTCGTACCATGCCCAACGTTTATTCCATTACCGGCAAGTCAGAGAAAGTACAAAACGAAACCATTGCTTATCCCACTCTTGAAGAACTACTGGGCAATATGGATTATTGTGCCTGCGATCATTGCAATTCAGTGCTCAGCCCTGCAGCTTATTTGGTTGAACTGCTCCATTTTATCGATCTGGAAAAAATCCCGCATGAAAAAGAAAATCCTATTGATGAATTGTTGAAACGAAGACCCGATATACAACATATCCAGCTTTCTTGTGAGAACACCAATATGTCTCTTCCCTATATTGATCTGGTGAACGAAATATTGGAACATTATATTCTTCATGGCGATCTGAAGGATTTGACAGGACATGATATAACAGAAGATATAACCCAATCGGAATTGCTTGCCGAACCCCAGTTTGTGGAAAAAACTGTGTATGATGAGCTGAAATCGAAAGTATTTCCTTATAATCTTCCTTTTCATCAACCGCTTGAAACCCTGCGGAGAATATATAAAATCTGGGATACAAGCCTGGAGGAGATGTTGTCAGTTTTTTCAGCACCATTGTCTTCAAGGAAGGAGGCGCTTAGCTTTAGTGAAGATGAATATAAAACCATTACGGATATTAACTTTAAAAAATTACCGGAATATTTCGGTGAACCTGAGGGTAACACAATTGCTCAATTAAACGCAGCCATTGCCAATGGAAAAGCCTTCTGTCACAGAACCGGTATCAGTTATGATGACCTGGCGACCTTGTTAAAAACCAATTTTATAAATCCGGGATTAACAATCGTTCCATTGTTTCAAAAATTACAGATCAATTTTACCGACCTGAATGAATTTTATAACGGCACATTGTCCGGTGCATCATTGGATGCAATGATCCCGCCTGAAATATCGCCGGATGATTATGAAGGTGATATAAAACAATGGCTTAACAAGAATAAGGATCTGATTATGGGGCTGATTACTCTTACTGATACAGTAAGCGGTTCCGTAGAGTGTGATTTTGCTAAAGTAGAATTGAGATACGTACTTCCGGAGAATGCTGGTAATCAGTTGACTGAATTTTCGTATCATAAGTTTCACCGGTTTATAAGACTGCTGCATAAAACAGGATGGAGTATCAGGACTTTGGACAGTGTTATATCCACTTTGAGTCCGGTCCCTTCAGGACAAATTCTTATTGACAATATTGATCCGGTTTTTGTAACATTGTTCAACAGGATTGCGAATTTTAAAAAAATCGCAGATCATCTTTCCTATTCTGAAAAAAAATTCGAAGAGCTGTTGCTCATTCTGAACAGTGCCAACCTGCGGGAACTACGTATCCAGCAGTGTGCAAAAATCACAAAACTGAGTGTGCCCGAATTGACAGAATTAAGTGCGATAACCGGAATAGATCCCCTTGCCGATGATATGGAAACCGATGAACCATCACTCATGAAATTTATTCTTATTGCACAGCAATTAAAAGCCAATTCCTTGAAAGTGGCAGACCTTTCCTATATTTTGCATCATGTGGATTTGACCGGTAAACTTACAGTCTCAGAGGAAACAGAACTTAAGAATGTGAAAATTTTGCGTGAAACGCTGAACAGTGTGGAAAAGGAGTACAGCATTGCTCCTGATAATGCAGATTTCAATTTTGCAAGGAGTAAAATGTCTTTGGTGTATGATGCAAGCATCACTGACTATTTCTTTGGATTGCTTCTGGGGACAAACACCTATAGCGAATCTTTCGTGACAAGTGAAGAAGTGTTACCGAAAAAAATAACTGATGCCGACACCCGGATAGGATTTGATCCATTTAAAAAGAACCTTACATACACCGGGGTTTTATCCAACACAGCCAAAACTTTACTGGAGAATACCGCAGACTCACTTGGATTGGCCGATATGGAAATTATTGGCACACAACCAGACCTGGATGCTTTTATCTCAGATTTCAAGGCTGCTGTTGATTTGTTATTCGTAATCAGCAATGCAGCACTGGCCGACTTTGCTGTAAATTATCCGGAACTGAAAAATATTTACGATCAGGTTGTCGCCGAATCTACACCTGCGTTACAAACAAAGAAACTGACAGATCTGATTTTGCCGGAGTTGAAGTCGAAACTGAAAAACAATGGTTTAAAGCAGGCTTTGATAACTGTCCTGAAATCTGATGCGGATACAGTGAATGTACTGACTGCCCAAAAAGAAACTATTCAGTCGGCATCTGATGCCTCCGAATCAGTGATAAATGATTTTTTACAGTTGGAAAATATTCCGGTATTCAATCAAAACACCACTTACAGTTTTTATATAGATGTGCCCGCAATGGATGAATATCTCTTTTACGTCTCTGCTGCGCAGGATACAGTCATTTCACTCACGATAAATGAACAGCCGGTAATCACCAATATTACTGTCGGTGAATCAAGGGAGATAAAAAACGTATTGCCTCTGTCATTGAAAACAGGGATATTGCACAAAGCTACAATGACAATTACGTCGTTGCCCGCGGCTGAAACTGTGAATTTATTATGGCGTACCAAGGCTATGGAGAAGTCTGCCATACCGGCCATGGCAGTATATGCAAAAGAAAATGTTGATTTTGCCAGGGAATCGCTTATCCGGTTATCCAAGGCCTCCCAACTGCAAAAACTCTTTGGTCTTACTCCTGCCGAATTGATTTATTTTGCTTCGGCAAATGAAGAAACAAAGAATTTCCTGAATGAATTAGACACGGACGGCAGCATCAACAACGCAGATCTAAAAACCTTATGGGGAAAAATAAATCTGCTTGTCAATTTCAAACAGATGAAAGATGAAAATGAACCTGAAGACAATATATGGCTACAGGTATTACAAAATCCTGATGTAAAGAACAGCCAGAATAAATTGTTACTCGAATATTTCAATTTGTGGAATGAGGCAGATCTTACAGGGGTACTGCAACACTTTGGATTGATCCGCAGCGATCTTTCAAAATTGAGTCTGCTGAAAAAAGTGGTTGATGCCATGGCTTTGTTGAGCAACATCTATTATCCTGCTTCAGATGTGCTTTTATGGATTACAAACAATCCGTCTTATGATTTGGTAGCCGGCATAAAAGCAACAATAAAGCAAAAAGTGACTGAAGCAGTCTGGTTGGAAATCATGCAGACTGTCAGTGATCCTGTTAGGAATTTATTGAGGGATGCTTTGGTGAGTTATGTCTTACAATACAAAAAACCATCGCCTGAAATTGTTACTCCCGATAAACTGTACGAATATTTTCTGATTGATGTGGAGATGGATGCCTGTATGAAAACTTCCCGGATAAGGATGGCGCTTTCAACCTTGCAATTATTTATTCAACGTTGCATGATGAATCTTGAACCCGATGTGTCTCCCGATTCCATACGGGCTGAGCAATGGGCATGGATGAAGCGCTACCGTTTGTGGGAAGCAAACAGAAAAGTATTCCTCTATCCGGAGAATTGGCTTGAACCCGAATTGAGGGACAATAAATCTCCCTTATTTAAAGAGCTGGAAGGAGAATTACTGCAGGCAGAAGTTACCGACGAGTCAGCAGAGCTCGCATTCCTGAATTATCTGAAAAAATTGGATGATATTGCCAAACTGGAAATCGTCGGCATGTATCTGGATGAGAATGAAAAAGGGAATCAGTTCGATGATGTTCTACACGTGATAGGACGCACCAACGGCAACACAAGACAATACTATTATCGCCGTTATGAGTATGGCTATTGGACACCCTGGGAAAAGATAAACCTCAATATAGAAGGCGATCATATTTTCCCGGTTGTGTGGAAAAAGAGGCTGCTCCTCTTCTGGTTGAATATCCTTGAAAAACCTGTTGAACGGAACACCGGTTCTTCTCCAAAAGCAATCTCCGAAAAGCCATGGACAGACCAAAAAAGGATAAATGTGGAGATCAATATGTGTTGGGGGGAATACTTTAAAGGTAAGTGGACATCTCCGAAATCGACCGAGATCAAACGACCGGTTGTAATACCAAATATCCAATCATTCGACAGCCGCACACTATCGCTCTACGGAAGAAAAGACAGGGTTGAAAATCCGGCCGGTAGGTTCAGGGAACGCCTGGATTTCTATCTGATATATTATGGTACAGGGAGTATGCACAGGGTAATATATACATCAAAGAATGCTCCTCCTTATATAGAGAAACTAAATACTTTGGTAAATATTAACCAACTGGTAGAGAATGAATACATCACATTCCTTGAATCATATATGACGCTGGATACACAGAATTATTTTACGCAGATGCTTATTCCATCCAGTATGTTTAAGACAAAAGTGAAACAACCCGCCGGCGCCACAACCAATTACGTGACCGAAAACATTTTTTCCAAAAAGGATGTTTTGAAGTCCGGCCTTTCAATTACTCCCTTGCGGCATCCGACAGAAAATCAGTTTGAAGCGCCATTTTCTTATGCGGATGAACACAGTACTTTTTTTGTACAGCCGGATGAGAAAGTATACAGGAGACTCCCCGAAATTGATAGTTACTTCCCATGGGTTGAATTGCCACTTTTAGAGGTAAATATTCCTGAATTGGTGGACAAACCAATACCCGGCTGGCCTCCGGTAATGGAAGATGTGATCAGGTTTGACGAAATAGTGAATCCTTCCGATCCATGGAATCAGGTAATAGGGCAGGTAGATTTCAATACTAACTACAATAAGATTCTTGTAACAAACGAGCCTTATCTCTTCGAGGGTAAGGTGATTAACACAAGAGGACCTGTGAATAAATTGATAAACAAATAG